From a single Lolium rigidum isolate FL_2022 chromosome 7, APGP_CSIRO_Lrig_0.1, whole genome shotgun sequence genomic region:
- the LOC124671949 gene encoding uncharacterized protein LOC124671949, translated as MGEVPMCSVVPRRAAAHFRLRHHGVRRKVHVVRLGNGGAGARRAGSARGLCRLRRMIKLRYLGSIMWRLTGLCAAAMSGPSRVSDGMHGMEPCFGRPFVSAMLVRRAGQDC; from the coding sequence ATGGGGGAGGTGCCGATGTGCAGCGTcgtgccgcgccgcgccgccgcgcactTCCGCCTGCGGCACCACGGGGTGCGCCGCAAGGTCCACGTCGTCCGGCtcgggaacggcggcgccggcgcacggCGGGCAGGTAGCGCCCGCGGGCTCTGCAGACTCCGGCGCATGATCAAGCTCCGGTATCTCGGCAGCATCATGTGGCGCCTCACCGGGCTCTGCGCGGCGGCGATGTCGGGACCATCCCGTGTTTCCGACGGCATGCATGGCATGGAGCCGTGCTTCGGCCGACCCTTTGTGTCGGCCATGCTGGTGAGGCGCGCGGGACAAGACTGCTAG